A genomic region of Myxosarcina sp. GI1 contains the following coding sequences:
- a CDS encoding GNAT family N-acetyltransferase produces the protein MQNFNIRIAIKNDLPTLNRLYADMDDKPLMSEEQITNIWQKIQQVPEYYIYLAYLEELAIGTFSLLFVPTMMHRGFHKSAFLDAVTIASDYRGQGYGKQMMREALRISAEAGCYKVTLSSNLKRDRTHNFYQSLGFKQHGWSFSYLLQRVKV, from the coding sequence ATGCAAAACTTTAATATCCGTATTGCTATCAAAAACGATCTACCGACTCTCAATCGTCTCTATGCAGATATGGATGATAAACCATTAATGAGCGAAGAACAAATAACAAACATTTGGCAGAAAATACAGCAAGTTCCCGAATATTATATTTATCTAGCTTATTTAGAAGAACTGGCGATCGGTACTTTTAGTTTGTTGTTTGTACCGACAATGATGCACCGAGGTTTTCATAAATCGGCTTTTCTAGACGCTGTTACTATTGCTAGTGACTATCGAGGGCAAGGTTACGGCAAACAAATGATGCGTGAAGCATTAAGAATTAGTGCTGAAGCTGGTTGTTATAAAGTTACTCTTTCTAGTAATCTGAAGCGCGATCGCACTCATAATTTTTATCAATCATTGGGCTTTAAACAACACGGCTGGAGTTTTAGTTATCTACTTCAGCGAGTGAAAGTGTAA
- a CDS encoding GNAT family N-acetyltransferase — MTFKIRKAKASESKLLSNLALRLKAYWGYSQKFIDTCWQEITYSKEYIQNNYVFVAEDENNILGFYSLKLFINTADIELDALFIEPSCIKQAYGRKLIEHAKFISRKLKKQNMVIFGNPNTKDFYLKVGAKFVGKRKSDTFSNRYLPIFTLSLAEVDN; from the coding sequence ATGACTTTTAAAATACGAAAAGCAAAAGCTTCTGAATCAAAACTTCTTAGTAATTTAGCACTGCGATTGAAAGCTTACTGGGGATATTCGCAGAAGTTCATTGATACTTGTTGGCAAGAAATTACTTATTCCAAAGAATATATTCAAAATAACTACGTTTTTGTAGCGGAAGACGAAAATAATATTTTAGGTTTTTATTCATTAAAATTATTTATAAATACAGCAGATATTGAATTAGATGCTTTGTTTATAGAACCATCTTGTATTAAGCAAGCTTATGGTCGTAAGTTAATCGAACATGCAAAGTTTATATCTCGCAAACTAAAAAAACAAAACATGGTAATTTTTGGAAATCCTAATACAAAAGATTTTTATCTTAAAGTTGGTGCAAAATTTGTAGGTAAAAGAAAATCTGATACTTTTTCAAATCGCTATTTACCCATTTTTACACTTTCACTCGCTGAAGTAGATAACTAA
- a CDS encoding class I SAM-dependent methyltransferase, which translates to MTINDNPTLLSCLRLLVGLFIGKENLKLYDTLDWQGASDRFSAIDFDYPQYYTSKDFHGIQGGYLNPIAPVTYNAVTRFAAPPNEIKLRQQAIAKIKNQPQKILDLGCGTGSSTLILKQAFPEAELTDLDISPYMLLVAEHKAKRENLTIHWQQGLAEATSFSDAEFNLISVAFLFHETPVHISQAILQECQRLLKPGGQIIILDGNQQRLRHVNWLIKLFREPYSKVYANESVDDWLLNSGFQQAQTSYAGWISQITTGFKFVNYSL; encoded by the coding sequence GTGACAATTAACGACAATCCGACTTTACTATCTTGTTTGAGGTTGCTTGTAGGCTTATTTATCGGCAAAGAAAACCTCAAACTATATGATACTCTCGATTGGCAAGGAGCGAGCGATCGCTTTTCAGCTATAGATTTCGACTATCCTCAATACTACACGAGTAAAGATTTTCATGGCATTCAAGGCGGATATTTGAATCCTATTGCACCTGTAACTTATAATGCCGTAACTCGCTTTGCCGCACCACCTAATGAAATTAAGCTGCGTCAACAGGCGATCGCTAAAATTAAAAACCAACCGCAAAAAATTCTCGATCTTGGTTGTGGTACGGGGAGTTCGACTTTAATCTTAAAACAAGCATTTCCCGAAGCGGAGCTAACTGACTTAGATATTTCACCCTATATGTTATTAGTAGCCGAACATAAAGCCAAACGAGAAAATTTGACTATTCACTGGCAACAAGGATTAGCAGAAGCTACAAGTTTTTCAGACGCTGAATTCAATTTGATTTCAGTTGCTTTTCTCTTTCATGAAACTCCCGTACATATTTCTCAGGCAATATTACAAGAATGTCAAAGATTACTAAAGCCTGGAGGGCAGATTATTATTCTAGATGGTAATCAACAAAGATTGCGCCATGTTAACTGGCTGATTAAATTATTTCGCGAACCTTACTCTAAAGTCTATGCAAACGAAAGTGTTGATGACTGGCTACTAAATTCAGGTTTTCAACAAGCGCAAACTAGCTATGCAGGTTGGATTTCTCAAATAACTACTGGGTTTAAATTTGTTAATTA